Genomic DNA from Anthonomus grandis grandis chromosome 5, icAntGran1.3, whole genome shotgun sequence:
TCTATTGTTACGCCCAAATATTTCATTACTTCTGCTTCTGGTACTAAAATGTCTGTGTCTATCTTAAGTGGTCCCATTTTTGGCAAATTGCTTGCATAAGATGTAAAtgttaagtattttgttttagatatatttaaataccgTTTGTTTATTTGAAGCCAATTCACAATGTTTGTAAAATCTTTCTCAGCTTTAACTTTTACAGATTGCCACGAATCACCAGAGTAAAAAATGGCAGTATCATCTGCGTAGCTTATTATTTGTCCCAAAGTACTCATTTTCTATATGTCAAGTAAGCCGTTGACATATCGAATATCTGAAAATCTGAATTAAGTAAGTATCAAAAAGAAGGTGCTTTTGAGGCAAAACGCAAttgataaaaaactttaaacaaaagaaTTCGTCACTTTTGACCTACAGAAATGCCTGCCTACTTCAGACATTAAAACATCTGGGGTTTTTTATAAGAGGCAACTCTGGGCAGTCAACTTAACAGTTCATAGGTATAGGGACCAAAAAGCCTTTTGTTACATTTAGCTTGAAGCAGTAGCAGCTAGAGGACCCAATCAAATAGGTTCCTCCTTATTTTAGAACCTGAGATTTATTTCTGCCACCATAAAGGAAATTCATGCTTAAGGAGTTCATGCTTAATGCTCCTAACGTTGAGAAAATTAATCACACATATCTTACACCTGGGCATATACGTACATGGAATTTGATAATGATCATTTCattattgaaacaaaaaatgtcAGATTAAACATTCAAGGGACAGGGAAAATCTTGTTCCTgtatatggtttaaaaaaaccatttgaaGTCATTCAAATATGCCGAAATCATTTCTTTGAATGTTCTGGACTACTTAGAACGTTTCTTCactaaagaaaagttaaaaagaGGTTCCTGAGACTTATAAAGGTGCAAACCCCATAAgaaaagaaatgtatttttattgaaatgctaaaagaaaatatatcttTCTTTGCTATACGTGTATATATTTGCTAAGAAAAACAGGTATATGTACTGTAATGTAAAAAACTAACCATTGTTtacaatttgataaaaataaaatattagccACCAAAAATTTAAGCCTTTTATACTTTACTGAAAGAAACTGCGTGTTAGggcataattattatattaaaattaaatgttcagaattttaaaaaatttaaaagcctaatatctcaaaatcatcattttttagttatattccTTCTCACATACAAGAGCCAATTGAAAGCCAGGAGTTATATACAGGTTATGTATGATTTTTGTCATATGTCCAGTCCAAGAAAGTAaagagataataaataataattcttccTGACATTCTTTGACACAAGATAtctacaaaaatatacagtgtACTCCGTCTATAACGTACATGGGACGTAACGTACTTATAATTCGGAACCCGCCCAAATAGTCTTTGTCATTTTACTGGATATAACGtactaactaaaattttaacaccGGCTATAACGTTCAATATTTTTGCCCGATTGACAGTAATTTTCCGGTTGTAACGTACAAAGGTACGTTATAAGCAGAGTAATTTTCCACCTCTGTCGGGGATTCCCATTAATCGATACTGAGAAGTTTCTCTGTCGTCGCGCGTTGGCACCGAGGCCGCCGGGGATTTCCAGTTCTCgactctgagaatttttatagaaCATGCAAAATGAGATGACCGGTAGTTTTAGATTGAACATTGCGTGTTATTGTGCgagttttagtagtttttttggtaaaatgacGGATAAGCGCAGAGctataaatttgaaagaaaaaatagacattAAAAGTATTGAAAGTGGCATTAACAAATCGGAAATTGCGAGAAggaaaaatatggcaaaaacaacagtttctacaatttggagcaatcgtgaaaaaatcaagcaagcaagtgaaaataaatcgcaaagaattaagaaaattaggaaTCCCGTACGCCCAGATGTGGATCAAGCTCTTATTCGATGGTTTGAGGTCAGAAGAACCGAAAATATTCCTATAAGTGGACcacttttaaaagcaaaagcgGAAGATTTATCTAAGGGATTACACGGTAAAGATTTTAAGTGCTCTACGGGTTGGCTCGAGCGTTTTAAAGTTCGTCACAACATCAATGTCGGCAAAGTGTCCGGTGAAGCAGGAGATGTTAGCAGGGAAGCTGTGGTGAACTGGTTAACCGAGAAATGGCCAGGTATTGCACAAAATTACAGctgtaaagatatttttaatggaGATGAGACCGGActattttacaagatgactccagaCCGTACACTGAAATTTAGAGGAGAAAAGTGTGTGGGAGGCAAACAATCAAAGCTAAGATACACCGTTTGGGTTTGTGCAAATATGACAGGTagtgaaaaatgtaaacttcTTGTCATTGGTAAATACGAACGACCGAGgtgcatgaaaaatattaaaaacctgcCTGTTATTTATAAATCGAATAGACGCGCATGGATGACttcagacatttttattaattatttgaaagagTGGGATGAAAAACTAAGacgtcaaaaaagaaaaatattgctaCTAGTGGACAATTGTGCAGCTCATCCAAAGAATGTAAATCTGACAAATATCAGATTAGAATTTTGCCTCCCAATTGCACTTCTGTCATACAACCAATGGATCAAGGCATAATAAAACCTATTACCGTAGATATTTTATGTATCGCCTAATTCAAGCATAGGATAGTGAGGAAACGTTCAATCTAACAATTCTAGACTCGATAAAAATAATTGCGAAATCTTGGAATGAGGTTTCATAAAAAACGATTCAAAACTGCTTTCGACATGCTGGTCTAGTGAAATCGATCGAGGAGTTTGATTGGGATATTCCGCTAAGTTATTGGTTGAAAAATCACTGCCAAGACGTAACTACTGCAGAAAAATATCTTCCTGAACTAGATAATTTTACGACCATCGACGATAATCTGGTAGCAACGGAGACCTTAACGGATTGCGACATTATTGCCAAAGTTATAGAATCAAACTGTTCAACGAATGATTTAAGTTCCGATAACGAAAGCGGCGATGATAATGGACCAGTGAACGAACCCATTCCAAGTTATTGTGAAGCACTTTGTGCAATTAAAACTGTTTCGAATTTCTTACAATATACTGATTACGGATCTGATGATACAATTTTACAAGCCTCGTTAAAAGTTGAGAAGCACATCGAGAATTTctactaataatataaatagtacagatttattttgattacataatatgtatatgtatcCTATTTCAATGTTAAatgttacatattaatattatatctttttttgtatttaatacttagaatgtattttttgttaatttagtccttttaaaacaaataaatctttacatatttatttttatgggtttcttTTATAGCGTACCTCCGGTTATAAAGTACTAATTTTATTCACCCTAGAGGGTACGTTATAACCGGAGTTCACTGTATTCCTATAGAAATGTCTTCTTgaacaatatataaaaataacaaatatataaaagaaattatgttttaaactaAGATTAACTTACCAGTTGTGaacttaaaagattattttgtaTACAAATAACAGTGAGGGCATCaaccttaaatataaaatatttaaaccagTTATTATCCAAGACATCATCTCCGAATTCTCTGGTCCAAAATGATTCAAGAAATGTGACTATTTCTTTGAGACTTTCGTcatgaaaatttaattctttggCAGTAGATATAAGGTGTAGCCCCTCGCCCTAAAACCGCACGACAATGATTCTGTAAATTCTTTCTAAATACATAAACACGTCATaccatatttataatataattctcATCAAATGATGGACCAGCTGGTTTTATACTTGCTGAAGTGTTATCAATAACGGGCTGCataatttctttcattttatatttagggACACTTCTGAATCCTAAAAACCTCCACACCTGTATATGCTGATCAGGCggaaatatttctaatatttgcTCCTTTAAAGGATCTGGCAAAAGTGCGAATATTCTATGTAGAAGGTGCGTTAAATAAACCATTTCTGGCCTATGAGTGAAATATCCTATAGTCAGGTCTTCTATGCTATACAAAAGATTAATTAGTAAGCAAATACAGTCTTGAGAGGAAATGTTCCTAAAAGAgtagatttcttaaaaaataattactatattTCATAATTACTACTTACCTTATTAACAAAGTATAGACCTCTAGggaaaatattgatataaaggGATTATTCTGcaataagtatttaattaatagttCAGGACATTGACAATCAGCGTCATGTACTAAAATAGCAGCCGTTAGATTTACAATTAAAGTGTCGTACACTCCATGATTGTAAGGTTTCCAAAATAATTCTTGTCTACCTGAAACAAAActacaaaatgtaataaattgaATAACGAGCTTTCATATTGGTTACATACACTGTTTAAGAGCCTCAAAAATTTCCGTAATGATTGGATATATAATGGTAGACCAATCAGAGTTATCATTAGCTATGATCTTTAATAACAGATTAAATAACATTAGAAAACCATATGAGTGGTTGGTTTCTGATAACTTAAGGCATTTTGATAAGTTTAGAAGTTGTTCCTGAAAATCAAACGATAACAGTTTCGAAGATTTAAGACTAATGGGATTTTGGGTACCTTAAAAACGTTTACTTGTCCTAGCATAAGGTGCTGCAAATATTTTTCTAGAACACTGTAAACATTGGTTTccattaaatcaataatttcatcaGGTATTTGATGAAACTTGAGATATTCTTGTGAGAAGCtgtaaaatataagataaacaaattattacaaaaaatgtcaaagtcaaaatatactttatttgctaagtttacaaacttgtgctaaaaacttcctaatcctagaatttataatacaagtatttatttggttatacaggatacaggacaaaaacagaatacagaatcgattttgattgtacatagaagcatattttatataatcaaagaaaaaaccaaaaaagaagaaaagaaaaggcgagaaccacataaaacaagaataataacaaaaaaaaaataaaataaatctgatcaacagatatataattaattttaaatattaaattgagtcgttaaaatattcttcaatgctgtagtaagcttttggtaagattaatttctttagttctctcctaaactttttaaggtctgtaacagtcctaatcgaaaaaggaacatgattaaatattttacgactaataaatataagagagtttctcgtaagtgaggaggtggggattggaagagataagttgcccacttgacgagtattatgactggtgcaggatggtggacttacggacttatgtatgagtgttgcagtttccaatataaagagtgagaaaactgttaaaattctttcagctacaaaaagaggtttacaagagactctcagaccaacaccacacagatacgtTAATgctttttctgaatagtaaaaattatgttaaggagtcccttggagcacaaaccccaaaatggcaacccataacggatatgagagtctattaaggcgaaataaactgaacgagcaaacaacccccccaactcatgcctggcaaccctgactgcaaaacaaccagaagaaagtttagcaccGAGGCtcaaaacgtggttgtcaaaccttaaactcttatcaatgaagaggccgagaaatcgacaataatccctaccatgtagtgggctctgctcatcaaacaaaaaaccctatACATTACACTTgaagcccagaacaaaagtcttatcaacattgaatacaagctgattgcagatgcaccactctttaattttgtgaaggtcctctactatgagagatctgactactttttgatctttgttatgccacagaattgtagtatcatcagcaaactgaaccaatagtccatgcagtgatagagagcttacGTCATTaacgtatattaaaaataaaataggacccaacactgacccttgaggtacgccacatttaagatgtgctatccTATGATGTCGAATACTAAATTAATTCATATtatccaaaatattaatatctgtTATATCGTTAGTACCTGCACACATTGAGATTCAATGTTTAAGTTAATAATCAAAatcatatttatgtatattgagaaaatttatggTTACTGCAGcttaagaaaaatgtttttgacattttattacACCAAGTCTAGTACCTAAGGTTTATATTATTAGGATATTTGggtttttatagtaatttatttatgttgttaGCTCATAAGTCATTACCCTACAATAATGAACTTGGTACCTGCTAGTTTCTAGATTTTTAAGCTACAATTTCCATATTTTagttcaattaaatatttgttttcgtAAATTTCTTATGGCACCAGAAAAAATTCTTCTATCCATATCATAActaattaatgtaataatttattaaatcttacCTCAGGGTCTTGACATAAAAAACAAGCAGTTCAGACGCAAAAGAACTTATCTTCTCATAAAACTCAAAAGTCCAAACCTTAAATACAACTTTCAAAAGGAAAGTAACTTTCTTTATTTCAAACTGGTAATCTGGGTCCTAAAAATACTAATTCAATTCATAATTCTTTTGGATATATATAATGTTACCTCTTTTGCAAATTGTTCTAATATTTGGCATACATTAGTAGTCAAAAGCCTTATAGGTATATTTACATCTAAATGATTTGCTAATAAACTGGAGTATTTTGTGATGATAGCGCCAAGGCACTTCCACGTTGAGAAAATTACAGATTTATCTAAAGGTTGCCAAATATTGGGCATATGACATAAAgccaaaataactaaaaatcaTAATTGATTATTCTAATTTGAGTAATGTGGCAATATTTACTTACCTTCTGCTAGCAATTTTATATCATGTTCATCCTCTTCTAAACTCAAAGATGATCCTAATATATACAAGAAGCTtgtgtaaaaatgttttaacaccACTATTATATTAGATAGTTCATCTAGGTAAGTATCTTTGTACTCATTTGAACTGGAATTAGAAGCCACATTATAAGATACATTT
This window encodes:
- the LOC126736640 gene encoding uncharacterized protein LOC126736640, with the protein product MENESMDFSSVPAEPPDLDLIESHINSLNLKESSEFLNHIQSICAAVHQFELATVESNILSRILPIIHDRIEQNFSKNLSIFEIIDDTVSIKNSLQEVFQLTEAIQEISNFILGQSSINIGNIQSLADFLPKYIQLFATHYNSSNEYKDTYLDELSNIIVVLKHFYTSFLYILGSSLSLEEDEHDIKLLAEVILALCHMPNIWQPLDKSVIFSTWKCLGAIITKYSSLLANHLDVNIPIRLLTTNVCQILEQFAKEDPDYQFEIKKVTFLLKVVFKVWTFEFYEKISSFASELLVFYVKTLSFSQEYLKFHQIPDEIIDLMETNVYSVLEKYLQHLMLGQVNVFKEQLLNLSKCLKLSETNHSYGFLMLFNLLLKIIANDNSDWSTIIYPIITEIFEALKQCRQELFWKPYNHGVYDTLIVNLTAAILVHDADCQCPELLIKYLLQNNPFISIFSLEVYTLLIRNISSQDCICLLINLLYSIEDLTIGYFTHRPEMVYLTHLLHRIFALLPDPLKEQILEIFPPDQHIQVWRFLGFRSVPKYKMKEIMQPVIDNTSASIKPAGPSFDENYIINMGEGLHLISTAKELNFHDESLKEIVTFLESFWTREFGDDVLDNNWFKYFIFKVDALTVICIQNNLLSSQLVFSKLKILAKNSSYWIPIFKIISLLLNSNLINKQDIIAQISDLLPLVMGKTIWLEENYLEMLLNLNTRDNETLNMLLDKLKPDIAQKVFEYIGSFKRKQDNINLVQAFELLGIASKFEHKCILWNKNLSVQDNVIPVQRNFKFDSAKANIPNKRRVTDAPVIHQSKTRKTETLSSIDNDDEDSCASEVISRLKGEVKCLVKVCYREKLTAKNCADLRLLMGQISSVIR